In Arachis stenosperma cultivar V10309 chromosome 1, arast.V10309.gnm1.PFL2, whole genome shotgun sequence, one DNA window encodes the following:
- the LOC130944568 gene encoding PLASMODESMATA CALLOSE-BINDING PROTEIN 5-like, which translates to MEKSVNYFLLLLVLLQFLFSGTTSRTMKEEAARHVNSIRQEIKQLISTSTTKRDITTPITTIPNLFPTSPILNPNSDPDTNYSPSSTTTIIPGIGSTNTPPASNSTIVPSPSGSSWCIANPTASIRALQVALDYACGYGGTDCSAIQPGGSCYNPNTIRDHASYAFNKYYQKNPVPNSCNFGGTALVTSTNPNSGTCQYPSTSTSSSILNTTNTSGANVFGSVPVPTDPSASGAVTTSNSFVEICLIIWTIISILEKQFL; encoded by the exons ATGGAAAAGAGTGTTAATTACTTTCTACTACTTCTTGTGCTACTTCAGTTCCTCTTTTCTG GTACCACAAGTAGGACAATGAAGGAAGAAGCAGCAAGACATGTGAATTCAATAAGACAAGAAATTAAACAGTTAATTTCCACTTCCACCACCAAAAGGGATATCACCACTCCAATCACAACAATCCCAAATTTGTTCCCAACATCCCCaatcctaaaccctaattcTGACCCGGACACAAACTATTCCccatcatcaacaacaacaataattccAGGGATAGGGAGTACCAATACTCCACCCGCATCAAATTCCACGATAGTGCCCTCTCCTTCAGGTTCAAGTTGGTGCATTGCAAACCCTACAGCTTCAATTAGGGCATTGCAAGTTGCATTGGACTATGCTTGTGGATATGGTGGAACTGATTGTTCTGCAATTCAACCTGGTGGAAGCTGTTACAACCCTAATACAATACGTGACCATGCTTCTTATGCATTCAATAAGTATTATCAGAAGAATCCTGTTCCAAATAGCTGCAATTTTGGTGGAACTGCTCTTGTCACTAGCACTAATCCAA ATTCTGGGACATGTCAATATCCATCCACCAG CACAAGTTCATCAATCTTAAACACAACAAACACAAGTGGAGCAAATGTTTTTGGTTCAGTGCCTGTGCCCACAGACCCCTCTGCCTCTGGTGCAGTTACCACATCAAATAGCTTTGTTGAAATTTGCCTCATTATATGgacaataatatcaattttggAAAAACAATTTCTCTAA